The Aquisalimonas asiatica genome has a window encoding:
- a CDS encoding DUF3325 domain-containing protein, which produces MMTAGLLASALCGTLAGMAGLSLAMPRHHRQCYPGQGAPPPRRQTLLWWGSWAVLAMALALCAHFAGTGTGLVYWFGFLTTAAICVVLLLSYAPARLPVVAGSALLLALVVPVLARFV; this is translated from the coding sequence ATGATGACTGCGGGGCTACTCGCAAGCGCGCTCTGCGGCACACTCGCCGGCATGGCCGGGCTCAGCCTGGCCATGCCGCGACACCATCGCCAGTGCTACCCGGGGCAGGGCGCTCCACCGCCGCGACGGCAGACGTTGTTGTGGTGGGGGAGCTGGGCTGTGCTGGCCATGGCGTTGGCCCTGTGTGCCCACTTCGCAGGCACCGGTACGGGGCTGGTGTACTGGTTCGGCTTTCTCACCACGGCGGCGATCTGCGTGGTGCTGCTTCTGAGCTACGCGCCCGCACGGCTACCGGTGGTGGCGGGCAGCGCGTTGCTGCTGGCTTTGGTCGTCCCCGTGCTGGCGCGGTTTGTCTGA
- a CDS encoding DUF3649 domain-containing protein, which translates to MTETLQHTPGAGIGTRLRRVWSSPALGVTSRVIAAIVGGFALANLGAILLAALLPMARGEAVATGVLSSFAIYTAAVIWVFAARSAARAWLGLLGTAGACALIAWLLIGVLQ; encoded by the coding sequence GTGACTGAAACGCTGCAACACACACCGGGTGCCGGCATCGGCACCCGGCTCCGTCGCGTCTGGAGCAGCCCGGCCCTGGGCGTTACCTCGCGCGTGATCGCCGCCATCGTCGGCGGCTTCGCACTGGCCAACCTGGGCGCCATCCTGCTGGCCGCGCTGCTGCCCATGGCCCGCGGCGAGGCGGTGGCCACCGGGGTGCTGTCCAGCTTCGCCATCTACACCGCCGCGGTGATCTGGGTGTTCGCCGCACGCAGCGCGGCGCGGGCCTGGCTGGGCCTTCTGGGCACGGCGGGAGCCTGCGCACTCATCGCCTGGCTGCTGATCGGAGTACTGCAATGA
- a CDS encoding xanthine dehydrogenase family protein molybdopterin-binding subunit, protein MTPQRFSMTRRAFLAGTVATGAALIVPLRLSAALAQPREGVGIANAFIRIDTSGQVTFVLPTSEMGQGTHTGQAQILAEELGADWSNIAVEMPAQPAPPYRNPTGQMRSVGSFGIRFWHDPLRRAAAQAREMLTQAGATQLGVAPVTLRAEDGVIVHAATGSRLPFGDLVEDAMQLPVPDEPTLRPDDERTLTGRTVARLDTPQKVTGKAVFGVDIERDGMLYGAVRLAPVFSADVERIDESSVDGMPGVVAVVRVPRGAVVVAGSWWQAKQAADALDITFTQTAADTLSTEEINALLREGLDRTGVPVTTLRGDAEATLTTEGQVVEAEYSVPLLAHMCMEPINCTAESSEERTELWIGTQGQDVIRMTLESAMQVPADRLFINTTFLGGGFGRKTHGEIALQAALASRAVDGRPVKVLWAREDDVRQGQYRQTMMCRFRAALDDDGNITAMHIRLAGPQMGREYGFDPEERAQATGNLANFDPFSLGGLWDMRYVIPNFVVEHAVVDLPIPFCPWRAISHTYNGFFFESFMDECAAAAGRDPLAYRRSHCEGQERMLAVLDRVAEMARWREPAPEGISRGLAVVESYGSYVAQVVEAQVNDQGVQVERVHVAIDCGRAINPGQVEAQMEGSVVDALGAALNQKVTIHDGRAEQSNFHDYALLRIGEVPSVSVGIVDIGSPLGGVGEPGIPPLAPALANALFAATQQRVRHLPLSDADQTNRASTGTTKASSNALPATTGSRAGA, encoded by the coding sequence ATGACTCCACAACGTTTCTCTATGACGCGTCGCGCCTTCCTGGCAGGGACCGTCGCCACCGGCGCTGCGCTCATCGTTCCACTGCGGTTGTCAGCGGCACTGGCGCAGCCGCGGGAAGGAGTGGGTATCGCGAATGCCTTTATCCGCATCGATACGAGCGGGCAGGTCACCTTCGTGTTGCCCACCAGCGAAATGGGCCAGGGGACTCACACGGGCCAGGCCCAGATCCTTGCCGAAGAGCTGGGGGCGGACTGGTCGAACATAGCGGTCGAGATGCCGGCTCAGCCGGCGCCTCCCTACCGCAATCCGACTGGACAAATGCGCTCCGTGGGCTCGTTCGGCATCCGCTTCTGGCATGATCCGTTGCGCCGCGCGGCGGCCCAGGCGCGGGAGATGCTGACCCAGGCGGGCGCCACGCAACTCGGCGTGGCGCCTGTGACGTTGCGGGCCGAGGACGGCGTCATCGTCCATGCCGCAACCGGGAGTCGCCTTCCCTTCGGTGATCTGGTGGAAGATGCCATGCAACTGCCGGTACCGGATGAGCCAACCCTGCGCCCCGACGACGAACGAACGCTTACCGGACGCACGGTGGCGCGCCTCGATACACCGCAGAAGGTGACGGGCAAGGCCGTGTTTGGGGTGGACATCGAACGTGACGGCATGCTGTATGGCGCTGTCCGGCTTGCCCCGGTGTTTTCTGCCGATGTGGAGAGGATCGACGAGAGCAGCGTCGATGGGATGCCGGGCGTGGTAGCGGTGGTCCGTGTGCCACGGGGTGCGGTGGTGGTGGCCGGCTCCTGGTGGCAGGCCAAGCAGGCCGCCGATGCCCTGGATATCACCTTCACCCAGACCGCGGCGGATACGCTTTCCACCGAGGAGATCAATGCGCTGCTCCGCGAGGGGCTGGATCGAACCGGTGTGCCGGTCACCACGCTGCGTGGTGACGCCGAAGCGACGCTGACCACCGAGGGGCAAGTGGTCGAGGCGGAATACTCGGTGCCGCTTCTAGCCCATATGTGCATGGAGCCGATCAACTGCACGGCGGAGTCCAGCGAGGAGCGCACCGAACTGTGGATCGGCACCCAGGGCCAGGACGTCATCCGCATGACGCTCGAGAGCGCTATGCAGGTGCCGGCTGATAGGCTCTTCATCAATACCACCTTTCTGGGCGGCGGCTTCGGTCGCAAGACCCATGGCGAGATCGCCCTTCAGGCAGCGCTCGCCAGTCGTGCCGTTGATGGTCGGCCGGTCAAGGTGCTGTGGGCGCGCGAGGACGATGTTCGGCAGGGCCAGTACCGCCAAACCATGATGTGTCGCTTCCGCGCGGCCCTGGACGATGACGGCAATATCACGGCCATGCACATCCGGCTTGCCGGGCCGCAGATGGGGCGTGAATACGGCTTCGATCCCGAGGAGCGGGCGCAGGCGACGGGCAACCTCGCCAACTTCGATCCGTTCTCGCTCGGCGGGCTGTGGGACATGCGCTATGTGATTCCGAACTTCGTCGTGGAGCACGCGGTGGTCGACCTGCCGATCCCGTTCTGCCCCTGGCGGGCGATCTCCCACACCTACAACGGCTTCTTCTTCGAGAGTTTCATGGACGAATGCGCGGCGGCAGCGGGCCGCGATCCGCTGGCGTATCGGCGAAGCCACTGTGAAGGGCAGGAGAGAATGCTCGCGGTGCTCGACCGGGTCGCCGAGATGGCGCGCTGGCGCGAGCCGGCACCAGAGGGGATCTCGCGTGGCCTGGCGGTGGTCGAGAGCTATGGCTCCTACGTTGCCCAAGTGGTCGAGGCTCAGGTCAATGACCAAGGTGTCCAGGTGGAACGGGTTCATGTAGCCATCGACTGTGGGCGCGCCATCAATCCGGGCCAGGTGGAGGCGCAGATGGAGGGCTCTGTGGTCGATGCCCTCGGCGCCGCCCTGAACCAGAAAGTGACCATCCACGACGGCCGCGCCGAACAGTCGAACTTCCATGACTATGCGCTGCTGCGCATCGGCGAGGTGCCTTCGGTGTCGGTGGGCATCGTCGACATCGGCTCTCCCCTGGGCGGCGTCGGTGAGCCGGGCATCCCCCCGCTCGCACCGGCGCTGGCCAACGCGCTGTTTGCCGCTACGCAGCAGCGAGTTCGCCACCTGCCGTTATCCGATGCAGATCAGACAAACCGCGCCAGCACGGGGACGACCAAAGCCAGCAGCAACGCGCTGCCCGCCACCACCGGTAGCCGTGCGGGCGCGTAG
- a CDS encoding PepSY-associated TM helix domain-containing protein — translation MKGGFRQSMAWVHTWAGLTLGWVLFFMFVTGTAGYFDTEIDRWMQPELPMAQHDTPATDVAAMGTSLLEDEAPDAARWVITLPIDRNEPYPRRFWQGADPEAGAVAASGNERFDATTGEPFNARATGGGQLLYQMHWRLHYLPRAVSDWLIGLATMFMLVAITTGIIIHKKIFKDFFTFRPGKGQRSWLDAHNVLSVLALPFHVMITYSGLIFMAFAYMPLVIAAIYGTDPEARQTAAQEVFSVPAVERSGESAPLTPLAPLIDSAEERWGPGVLRHVDIHHPGDRNAVIILRASHAQGPVRSGEELHFDGVSGELIDTVPAITSAPQAVWTTLLGLHEGLFAGPVLRWLYFFFGLLGTAMVGTGLVLWTVKRRQQAERKADGSHRGLVLVERLNPGMVAGLFTAVAAYFWANRLMPSDFPAREAWEAHALFLTWLVVLVASAARPPSRAWREQFALAGAAFASLPLLNLITTERHLGASLAAGDWPLAGFDLTALGLGAILAIVAWKLARRAHAQDRARAEATASHTHVEANS, via the coding sequence ATGAAAGGGGGCTTCCGCCAATCCATGGCCTGGGTGCACACCTGGGCCGGGCTGACGCTGGGCTGGGTGCTGTTCTTCATGTTCGTCACCGGTACCGCGGGCTATTTCGATACCGAGATCGACCGCTGGATGCAGCCCGAGCTGCCCATGGCCCAGCACGACACGCCGGCCACCGACGTGGCCGCCATGGGGACCTCCCTGCTGGAGGATGAGGCGCCCGACGCGGCACGCTGGGTGATCACGCTGCCCATCGACCGCAACGAGCCCTACCCGCGCCGCTTCTGGCAGGGCGCCGACCCGGAGGCAGGCGCCGTGGCCGCCAGCGGCAACGAACGCTTCGATGCCACCACCGGTGAGCCGTTCAACGCCCGCGCCACCGGCGGTGGCCAGCTTCTCTACCAGATGCACTGGCGGCTGCACTACCTGCCCCGCGCGGTCTCCGACTGGCTGATCGGTCTGGCCACCATGTTCATGCTGGTCGCCATCACCACGGGCATCATCATCCACAAGAAGATCTTCAAGGACTTCTTCACCTTCCGCCCCGGCAAGGGTCAACGGTCCTGGCTGGACGCCCACAACGTACTCAGTGTGCTCGCGCTCCCCTTCCACGTGATGATCACCTACTCCGGGCTGATCTTCATGGCGTTCGCCTACATGCCGCTGGTGATCGCCGCGATCTACGGCACCGACCCGGAGGCGCGGCAGACGGCGGCCCAGGAGGTATTCTCAGTGCCCGCCGTGGAGCGCAGCGGGGAATCCGCGCCACTGACGCCACTCGCCCCCCTGATCGACTCCGCCGAGGAGCGCTGGGGCCCGGGCGTGCTCCGCCACGTGGACATCCACCACCCCGGTGACCGCAACGCCGTCATCATCCTGCGTGCCAGCCACGCACAAGGCCCGGTGCGCAGCGGCGAGGAACTGCACTTCGATGGTGTCAGCGGCGAGCTGATCGATACCGTGCCGGCCATCACCTCCGCACCCCAGGCGGTGTGGACCACGCTGCTGGGCCTGCACGAGGGGCTGTTCGCCGGCCCGGTGTTGCGCTGGCTGTACTTCTTCTTCGGATTACTGGGCACCGCCATGGTGGGCACGGGGCTGGTGCTGTGGACGGTGAAGCGCCGTCAGCAGGCTGAGCGCAAGGCCGATGGCAGTCACCGCGGGCTTGTGCTGGTGGAACGGCTGAACCCGGGCATGGTCGCGGGGCTGTTCACCGCCGTGGCCGCCTACTTCTGGGCGAACAGGCTGATGCCGTCGGACTTTCCCGCACGGGAAGCCTGGGAAGCGCACGCGCTGTTCCTGACCTGGCTGGTGGTGCTGGTGGCCTCCGCCGCCCGCCCCCCGTCCCGGGCATGGCGTGAGCAGTTCGCGCTGGCCGGAGCGGCGTTCGCGTCACTTCCCCTGTTGAACCTGATCACCACCGAACGCCACCTGGGCGCCAGTCTGGCCGCTGGCGACTGGCCCCTGGCCGGATTCGACCTGACGGCACTGGGCCTGGGGGCGATACTCGCCATCGTCGCCTGGAAACTCGCCCGACGCGCGCATGCCCAGGACCGCGCCCGTGCAGAGGCAACGGCGAGTCACACCCACGTGGAGGCAAACTCATGA
- a CDS encoding FecR family protein, with the protein MSTPTAGRNPSGAAIPDHLLEEAAEWRVQLDDPALPTETREAFRHWLQHHPAHEQAWQAINATWDALAGVGGPGAGQALEHTFEEEQRDIRRWLGRSAGVLLLLLALAPLIWLVSGIPSPGHLLADHHTTVGETRTVELSDGSRLILNTATAVDIRFDEQRRQILLRRGEIHLTAAQDDQRPLEVVTDEGRARALGTRFGVRRMDGGGATRVTVQHSRVRVCAVDGSHCRELHRGQQSETDGHRVTAPVSVDPDASAAWTTGRLVLDDAPVTEVLAELGRHHRGLFRVDHAALRDVRMSGVIPLHDTDQALQALESTLPLRVQRFTPWVIHVSHAR; encoded by the coding sequence ATGAGCACACCCACCGCCGGACGGAACCCGAGCGGGGCCGCCATCCCCGATCACCTCCTGGAGGAGGCGGCCGAGTGGCGGGTCCAACTTGACGATCCGGCACTGCCCACGGAGACGCGCGAAGCGTTCCGGCACTGGCTTCAGCACCACCCCGCCCATGAACAAGCCTGGCAGGCCATCAATGCTACCTGGGACGCGCTGGCGGGCGTGGGCGGCCCCGGCGCCGGACAGGCGCTGGAGCACACCTTCGAGGAGGAACAGCGGGACATCCGCCGCTGGCTGGGCCGGAGCGCGGGCGTGCTGCTGTTGCTGCTGGCCCTGGCACCGCTGATCTGGCTTGTCAGCGGCATCCCGTCACCGGGCCACCTGCTCGCCGACCACCACACCACCGTGGGCGAAACACGCACCGTGGAGCTGTCCGACGGCAGCCGCCTGATTCTGAATACCGCCACCGCAGTGGACATCCGCTTCGACGAACAACGCCGGCAGATCCTCCTGCGCCGCGGGGAGATCCACCTGACGGCGGCGCAGGACGATCAGCGCCCCCTGGAAGTGGTCACCGACGAGGGCCGCGCGCGGGCACTGGGCACACGCTTCGGCGTCCGGCGCATGGACGGCGGCGGCGCCACGCGCGTCACCGTCCAGCACTCCCGCGTGCGGGTCTGCGCTGTTGACGGCAGCCATTGCCGGGAACTGCACCGTGGCCAGCAGTCGGAGACCGACGGCCACCGCGTCACGGCCCCGGTGTCCGTGGATCCGGATGCCTCCGCCGCCTGGACTACCGGCCGCCTGGTGCTGGACGACGCGCCCGTTACCGAGGTGCTGGCCGAGCTTGGCCGCCACCACCGGGGCCTGTTCCGGGTCGACCATGCCGCCCTCCGGGACGTCCGTATGTCGGGTGTCATCCCCCTGCACGACACCGACCAGGCCCTCCAGGCACTGGAGTCCACGTTGCCGCTGCGGGTTCAGCGCTTTACCCCATGGGTGATCCATGTCTCCCATGCGCGCTGA
- a CDS encoding (2Fe-2S)-binding protein: MTAFTINGRTVDVSAAPNTPLLWVIRDELKLTGTKFGCGVAQCGACTLHVDGEPVRSCVFPLAGAEGRSVTTIEGLSEDGSHPVQQAWVELDVPQCGYCQSGQIMSASALLARNPSPSDAEIDEAMRGNLCRCGTYLRIRAAIQRASEV; the protein is encoded by the coding sequence ATGACAGCCTTCACGATCAACGGGCGCACCGTCGACGTCAGCGCCGCGCCCAATACCCCCCTGCTCTGGGTGATCCGGGATGAATTGAAACTCACCGGTACCAAGTTCGGCTGCGGTGTGGCGCAGTGCGGCGCCTGCACGCTGCATGTGGATGGCGAGCCGGTGCGCTCCTGTGTGTTCCCGCTAGCGGGCGCCGAAGGGAGATCGGTCACCACCATCGAGGGACTGTCCGAGGATGGCTCCCATCCCGTTCAGCAGGCATGGGTGGAGCTGGACGTCCCGCAGTGCGGCTACTGCCAAAGCGGGCAGATCATGAGCGCATCTGCGCTTCTGGCGCGCAACCCGAGTCCTTCCGATGCGGAGATCGATGAAGCGATGCGCGGCAACCTGTGCCGCTGCGGCACCTACTTGCGCATCCGGGCGGCCATTCAGCGAGCTTCCGAGGTTTGA
- a CDS encoding MFS transporter — translation MLDNRTLSITLIAIGAFALGMASYVTAGLIPLIEADFAVSVALAAQLVTAFTLAYGLGSPLVVALLPAHWQRTGLMLSLLVFVIANAGSALAPDITSLILLRAIAGTAAGVYLAIGIAAAATLAGAQGRGKAIAMIMGGMASGTVLGVPGGLLLAERLGWQAALWLVAALGLAALLGLLAKLPRLSQPPAEPLGRKLRILADGRVLAVLSVSLLAAVASLGMYTFIAPFMTAPEHGGVSSVTPYLWVWGIGGVVGSFLVALAADRIPGPRLALGIMVALAASLFALPLSAAVHPWITLAPIALWGAVGWALQVPQNGELLRLRQHTGDGDLAVALNESALYLGSALGAAVGGLAFAMQMHSRTLAIGAGLIATVGALIQIAYARARASETHNEAKTPDAPDSP, via the coding sequence ATGCTCGATAACCGCACCCTGTCCATTACCCTGATCGCCATCGGGGCGTTTGCACTGGGCATGGCATCCTACGTCACTGCCGGACTCATCCCGCTGATCGAAGCGGATTTCGCCGTGTCGGTCGCGCTCGCGGCGCAGCTGGTCACTGCCTTTACCCTCGCCTACGGGCTGGGCTCCCCCCTGGTGGTTGCCCTGCTTCCTGCCCATTGGCAGCGCACCGGACTCATGCTCTCCCTCCTGGTCTTCGTCATCGCCAATGCCGGCAGCGCCCTGGCTCCGGATATCACGAGCCTGATCCTCCTGCGGGCGATTGCGGGAACGGCGGCCGGGGTCTATCTGGCCATCGGTATCGCGGCAGCGGCGACACTGGCCGGCGCGCAGGGCCGGGGAAAAGCCATCGCCATGATCATGGGCGGCATGGCCAGCGGCACGGTACTCGGGGTGCCGGGCGGGTTGCTTCTGGCCGAGCGACTGGGGTGGCAGGCGGCGCTGTGGCTGGTGGCCGCGCTCGGTCTGGCAGCCTTGCTGGGCCTGCTCGCCAAGCTGCCACGTCTGTCTCAGCCGCCGGCGGAGCCCCTGGGCCGCAAACTGCGCATTCTGGCTGATGGGCGGGTGCTCGCCGTGCTCTCCGTCTCGCTGCTGGCGGCCGTTGCCAGCCTGGGCATGTATACCTTCATCGCCCCGTTCATGACCGCACCGGAGCACGGTGGCGTATCCTCCGTTACGCCCTACCTGTGGGTCTGGGGCATTGGCGGCGTCGTCGGCAGCTTTCTGGTCGCCCTGGCAGCGGACCGCATCCCGGGACCACGCCTGGCGCTGGGCATCATGGTAGCCCTGGCAGCGTCGCTGTTCGCCCTGCCACTGTCCGCCGCCGTTCACCCCTGGATCACGCTGGCACCCATTGCACTCTGGGGGGCCGTGGGATGGGCCCTGCAAGTCCCCCAGAATGGTGAATTGCTGCGCCTGCGCCAGCACACCGGCGACGGTGACCTGGCCGTGGCGCTGAACGAATCCGCCCTGTACCTGGGCAGCGCGCTGGGTGCCGCCGTGGGAGGACTGGCCTTCGCCATGCAGATGCACTCCCGGACACTGGCCATCGGCGCTGGCCTGATTGCCACCGTGGGCGCCCTGATCCAGATCGCCTATGCGAGAGCCCGAGCCTCGGAGACGCACAATGAAGCGAAAACCCCGGATGCACCGGACTCGCCCTGA
- a CDS encoding sigma-70 family RNA polymerase sigma factor gives MSHSLAPAVRQHAGTLYRDHHRWLLGWLRSRLGCPERAADFAHDTFYRVLTRPRSEPVEQPRAFLTRIATRLMIDESRRSRLERAWLEAQAAFMEEHGTAPSPADLTELLDTLETVARLLEGLPDKPRRAFLMSRLDGLPQADIAAALGVTVSMVKKYLARALLHCHRALQDDTP, from the coding sequence ATGTCGCACTCGTTGGCTCCGGCTGTCCGACAACACGCAGGGACGCTCTATCGCGACCACCATCGCTGGCTGCTGGGCTGGTTGCGGTCGCGGCTGGGTTGTCCGGAGCGGGCGGCGGACTTCGCCCATGACACCTTCTACCGTGTACTCACCCGCCCGCGTTCGGAGCCGGTGGAACAGCCGCGCGCGTTTCTCACCCGTATCGCGACACGGCTGATGATCGACGAAAGCCGCCGTTCGCGGCTGGAGCGGGCCTGGCTGGAGGCGCAGGCGGCGTTCATGGAGGAACACGGCACCGCCCCCTCCCCGGCGGATCTCACGGAACTGCTGGACACGCTGGAAACCGTCGCCCGTCTGCTGGAGGGGCTGCCGGACAAACCCCGCCGTGCCTTTCTCATGAGTCGCCTGGACGGCCTGCCACAGGCGGACATCGCCGCGGCGCTGGGCGTGACGGTGAGCATGGTGAAAAAGTACCTGGCCCGGGCGCTGCTGCATTGTCACCGGGCGCTGCAGGACGACACCCCATGA
- a CDS encoding TonB-dependent siderophore receptor — MRTANRRIWASALALAVGVVAPGGHLLLVKSVHAQETEAEQAVHRFDIQAGPLSAALNRLAEQAGLTLSYDPSLTAGKHTGGLQGEHTSADALQRLLADTGLTARFDGASTVSLERNTASDSTRLAPLGVSGFMEDPYGSVDGYAARRSGTAMKSDIPIIDTPASIQVVPRDVIDDQNAQRLEDVARNVSGVQFGGSNGNRSDNVNVRGFSTGRFAKDGFLSASTFGDAGFLNLANIERVEVLKGPATVLYGQNEPGGLINLVTKKPQPDPFYDFTGTYGRFDFYRGEADVNQPLNEDGTVLARLSGAYQESDSFRDYFRTTRRAQIAPSLRWLASDRTTVDLQLEYYEQDQQSDRGVPVVDGRPMALPRSRYLGSRDDRAKMDEVRLHAVVEHAFQNGWELRTLARYADTSARFLSSHPMGLEPDNRTLNRLFYDMDQEYQNYGLQTNLSRELRTGAVSHQLLVGADANLTRFDSENHTAPIDPIDIHNPDYSAQPGAYDDPSLQDRRVDFYGIYLQNLMSFGEHWKVLLGARYDQATTRFFQDGDTVTDETASELSPRAGVVFQPWDHSTLYASYTTSFQPQLSGETASGDAFEPEEGEQIELGAKREWLGGRASTTLAVFELTRTNVATADPNNPGASIQTGEQRSRGVELDVAGEFLPGWRTMASLTYLDAEVTRDNTYDTGNRLPNVSRWSGSLWNVYAFQSPTLQGLELGAGLYAVGSRTGNLENSYDLPGYGRVDLLARYRVNPNLRLSLNVDNLLDKEHIEAPGGWSVYPGAPRTVYARVDLNF, encoded by the coding sequence ATGCGGACAGCAAACCGCAGGATATGGGCAAGCGCACTGGCGCTGGCAGTGGGGGTTGTCGCCCCCGGAGGACACCTCCTGCTTGTCAAGTCGGTTCACGCGCAGGAGACGGAAGCCGAGCAGGCCGTGCACCGGTTCGACATCCAGGCCGGGCCACTGTCCGCGGCACTGAACCGGTTGGCGGAGCAGGCGGGGCTGACGCTGAGCTACGACCCGTCGCTGACGGCCGGGAAGCACACCGGCGGGTTACAGGGAGAACACACCTCTGCCGACGCACTGCAGCGGCTGCTGGCTGACACCGGTCTCACCGCCCGGTTCGATGGCGCCAGTACCGTCTCGCTGGAACGCAACACCGCCTCCGACAGCACCCGACTCGCTCCACTCGGTGTCAGCGGCTTCATGGAAGACCCATACGGTTCCGTTGACGGCTACGCCGCCCGGCGCAGCGGCACCGCCATGAAGTCAGACATCCCCATTATCGATACCCCGGCTTCCATCCAGGTGGTGCCAAGAGACGTGATCGACGACCAGAACGCCCAGAGGCTCGAGGACGTGGCACGCAATGTCAGTGGCGTACAGTTCGGTGGTTCCAACGGAAACCGGAGCGACAACGTCAACGTCCGCGGCTTTTCCACCGGCCGATTCGCCAAGGACGGCTTCCTGTCCGCCTCCACATTCGGTGACGCCGGATTCCTCAACCTGGCCAATATCGAACGCGTGGAGGTGCTCAAGGGCCCGGCAACCGTGCTCTATGGGCAGAACGAACCCGGCGGCCTGATCAACCTGGTCACGAAGAAGCCGCAGCCGGACCCCTTCTACGATTTCACGGGCACGTACGGCCGATTCGACTTCTATCGCGGTGAAGCGGATGTGAACCAGCCCCTGAATGAGGACGGCACGGTGCTGGCCCGGCTTTCCGGCGCCTACCAGGAGTCGGACAGTTTCCGCGACTACTTCCGGACCACACGCCGGGCCCAGATCGCGCCGTCGCTGCGGTGGCTGGCCTCGGACCGCACCACCGTGGACCTGCAGCTGGAGTACTACGAGCAGGATCAGCAGTCCGATCGCGGTGTGCCCGTGGTGGACGGCCGCCCCATGGCCCTGCCCCGGAGCCGCTACCTCGGCAGCCGGGATGACCGCGCCAAGATGGACGAGGTGCGACTCCACGCCGTGGTCGAACATGCGTTCCAAAACGGCTGGGAGCTGCGAACCCTGGCTCGTTACGCGGACACCAGTGCCCGGTTCCTCAGTTCACACCCCATGGGGCTGGAGCCGGACAACCGCACGCTCAACCGCCTGTTCTACGACATGGATCAGGAGTACCAGAACTACGGCCTGCAGACGAACCTGAGCCGCGAGCTGCGCACAGGCGCCGTCTCCCATCAGCTGCTGGTGGGGGCGGACGCCAACCTGACCCGCTTCGACTCGGAGAACCACACCGCACCCATTGACCCCATCGACATCCACAACCCCGACTACAGCGCGCAGCCAGGCGCGTACGACGACCCGAGTCTGCAGGACCGCCGGGTCGACTTCTACGGCATCTACCTGCAGAACCTGATGTCCTTCGGCGAGCACTGGAAGGTCTTGCTCGGGGCGCGCTACGACCAGGCGACCACGCGCTTCTTCCAGGACGGCGACACGGTGACGGACGAAACCGCCAGCGAGCTGTCACCCCGGGCCGGCGTGGTCTTCCAGCCCTGGGATCATTCAACGCTCTACGCCAGCTACACCACGTCGTTCCAGCCCCAGCTCTCCGGGGAGACGGCGTCGGGAGACGCGTTCGAGCCGGAGGAAGGCGAGCAGATCGAGCTGGGCGCAAAACGGGAGTGGCTGGGCGGCCGCGCCTCCACCACCCTGGCCGTATTCGAGCTCACCCGGACCAACGTCGCCACCGCCGACCCGAACAACCCCGGCGCGTCCATACAGACCGGCGAACAACGCAGCCGCGGTGTGGAGCTGGACGTGGCCGGCGAGTTCCTCCCGGGCTGGCGCACGATGGCATCACTGACCTATCTGGACGCCGAGGTCACCCGGGACAACACCTACGACACCGGCAACCGCCTGCCCAACGTCTCCCGCTGGAGCGGCAGCCTGTGGAACGTCTACGCGTTCCAGAGCCCGACGCTGCAGGGCCTGGAGCTGGGCGCCGGTCTCTACGCGGTGGGCAGCCGCACGGGCAACCTCGAGAACAGTTACGACCTCCCGGGCTACGGCCGCGTGGACCTGCTGGCGCGCTACCGGGTCAATCCCAACCTGCGCCTGTCGCTCAACGTGGACAACCTGCTGGACAAGGAGCACATCGAAGCCCCGGGGGGCTGGTCGGTTTACCCGGGCGCGCCGCGCACCGTCTACGCCCGGGTCGACCTGAACTTTTGA